In the genome of Mycobacterium kansasii ATCC 12478, one region contains:
- a CDS encoding rhamnosyl O-methyltransferase: MDVAGAFMRLMDVLRKLTSAVAQLIYRPTGSAAEEYHKWYYSNLVWNQTTWLGVQCWKSVSDMWNYQEILFDLKPSLVIEFGSRYGGSALFFANVMRHAGQPFKVVSVDISHKALDPIARRDPDILFIESSSTAPAVAEHIERLKGEYRGNIFAILDSDHSMDHVLAEMKLLRPLLSSGDYLVVEDSDINGHPVLPGFGPGPYEAIEAYEREFPNDYKHDVARENKFGWTSAPNGYLIRN; the protein is encoded by the coding sequence ATGGACGTGGCGGGCGCATTCATGCGACTGATGGACGTATTGCGGAAACTCACGAGCGCTGTGGCCCAGCTGATTTACCGACCGACCGGCTCGGCGGCGGAAGAATACCATAAGTGGTACTACAGCAACTTGGTGTGGAATCAGACTACCTGGTTGGGCGTCCAGTGCTGGAAGTCCGTGAGCGATATGTGGAATTACCAGGAGATCCTGTTCGACTTGAAGCCCTCGCTGGTCATCGAGTTCGGAAGCCGCTACGGCGGTTCGGCGCTGTTCTTCGCGAACGTCATGAGACACGCCGGCCAACCGTTCAAGGTGGTTTCCGTAGACATCTCACACAAGGCCCTCGATCCGATAGCCCGGCGGGATCCTGACATTCTGTTCATTGAGTCCTCATCCACTGCCCCAGCCGTTGCCGAGCACATCGAACGACTCAAAGGCGAGTACCGCGGCAATATCTTCGCCATCCTGGACAGCGACCACTCCATGGATCACGTACTGGCCGAGATGAAACTGCTGCGGCCCCTACTCTCCTCCGGCGACTACCTGGTAGTCGAAGACTCCGATATCAATGGGCATCCCGTCCTCCCGGGGTTCGGACCCGGCCCATACGAGGCCATCGAGGCTTACGAGCGTGAATTCCCAAACGATTACAAGCATGACGTGGCGCGGGAGAACAAGTTCGGCTGGACATCTGCTCCTAACGGATACTTGATCCGCAACTAA